In Babylonia areolata isolate BAREFJ2019XMU chromosome 10, ASM4173473v1, whole genome shotgun sequence, the following proteins share a genomic window:
- the LOC143286460 gene encoding LOW QUALITY PROTEIN: renalase-like (The sequence of the model RefSeq protein was modified relative to this genomic sequence to represent the inferred CDS: deleted 1 base in 1 codon): MPGRVAVVGGGISGLVCAARLGQLGVSDVTVFDTGRHACGGRCSSRTETINGSDYVFDHSAQYFTVSDPRFAPIVSSLHSKGAVRIWSGPVGHLKDGKFTADPSLTQAFVGTGGMRSVAECLSTMCSVQRPGWVGSVAFDSVAKKWKVDKYGFFDYLVIAHNGKCADRLMSDSGAAVIHQLLRVRFSHSLNPRDARMHLTSLWVLMVAFKSSLNLPFEGAHVTDVAEAVSWICNNSKKLRQSGPVECWTVVSTAAFGSAHKVPQENVPPGKRKEVVQALLASLSRVTGVKNLPEVCFTRVQLWGAALPLNVYSSRDECLFDAQRQVGVCGDWLVSPCIQGAALSGLAMAEKIRQHVSGDAQSSTLQPQFKAALSEAVGAFPVNPKMIFSPKKQ; this comes from the exons ATGCCAGGACGAGTggctgtggtggggggagggatatcAGGACTGGTGTGTGCTGCCCGGCTTGGTCAGCTTGGTGTCTCTGATGTCACCGTCTTTGACACAG GACGCCATGCCTGTGGAGGTCGGTGCTCCAGCCGAACAGAAACCATCAACGGTAGTGACTATGTGTTCGACCACTCGGCCCAGTACTTCACGGTGTCCGATCCACGCTTCGCACCGATCGTCAGCTCCCTTCATTCCAAGGGGGCTGTCCGAATCTGGTCAGGTCCAGTCGGTCACTTGAAGGATGGCAAGTTTACAGCCGATCCCTCCTTGACCCAGGCCTTTGTGGGCACCGGAGGGATGCGATCTGTGGCAGAGTGCCTGTCTACCATGTGCTCAGTTCAGAGACCTGGCTGGGTAGGCAGCGTTGCCTTTGACTCCGTGGCCAAGAAATGGAAg GTAGACAAGTATGGGTTCTTCGACTACCTTGTCATCGCCCACAACGGAAAATGCGCCGACAGACTAATGTCCGACAGCGGCGCCGCCGTCATCCACCAGCTTCTCCGGGTCAGGTTCAGCCACTCTCTCAACCCCCGGGACGCTCGCATGCACCTCACCTCCTTGTGGGTGTTGATGGTG GCCTTCAAATCATCGCTCAACCTGCCTTTCGAAGGAGCTCACGTGACTGACGTCGCCGAGGCTGTGTCGTGGATCTGTAACAACAGCAAGAAGCTGAGGCAGAGTGGGCCGGTGGAGTGTTGGACAGTGGTCAGCACGGCCGCCTTTGGGTCAGCTCACAAAGTTCCGCAGGAGAACGTTCCTCCcgggaagaggaaggaggtggtGCAAGCGCTTTTGGCATCTTTGTCGCGAGTGACTG GGGTGAAGAACCTTCCGGAAGTGTGCTTCACCAGAGTACAGCTCTGGGGGGCGGCACTGCCTCTGAACGTGTACAGCTCCAGGGACGAATGCCTGTTTGATGCTCAGCgacaggtgggggtgtgtggcgaCTGGCTGGTCTCCCCTTGCATCCAGGGGGCAGCACTGAGTGGGCTGGCCATGGCTGAAAAGATCAGGCAGCACGTTTCAG